The following proteins are encoded in a genomic region of Tenacibaculum sp. 190524A05c:
- a CDS encoding c-type cytochrome, translated as MKSVNHHSKLSRILVSSLTFLFVFLISFSVNAQDVDVERQKAGRKLFNANCASCHKLDKKSTGPALGGVEERRENEWLKKWIRNNVELRASGDADAIALYEEWGQSNMTAFPQLTDQNIDDILYYTTVGNITGGGSAGPTGPTGGEPVDPAPKWLIWILAAAIVVAFLIIGNLLKTVSELKGAPKTPGLLGQAAEVWEGVKKNTFLHVLFVIFGALITAYVLFGTLFKVGVDQGYQPVQPILFSHKIHAGDNKIECQYCHSAAKHSKHSGIPSLNVCMNCHKNISEVAEGTQVVLEEGGRVVGKTELDKEIAKIYEHVGWDKDELKYTGNTKPIEWVRIHNLPDFAYFNHSQHVTVAGVKCQKCHGPVEEMEELYQYSPLTMGWCIDCHKETNVDLKGNEYYAKIHAELAKKYGVDQVTIAQLGGKECGKCHY; from the coding sequence ATGAAAAGTGTGAATCATCACAGTAAACTTAGTCGAATCCTCGTTAGTAGCCTTACTTTCTTATTTGTATTTCTAATAAGTTTTTCGGTAAATGCCCAAGATGTTGATGTAGAACGTCAAAAAGCGGGTAGAAAATTATTTAACGCTAACTGTGCGTCTTGTCACAAGTTAGATAAAAAATCTACAGGTCCAGCTTTAGGTGGAGTTGAAGAAAGAAGAGAAAACGAATGGTTGAAAAAATGGATTCGTAACAATGTTGAGTTAAGAGCTTCAGGTGATGCTGATGCAATTGCTTTATATGAAGAATGGGGTCAATCAAACATGACTGCATTCCCTCAGTTAACAGATCAAAATATTGATGATATTCTATATTACACTACTGTAGGGAATATTACTGGAGGTGGTTCGGCAGGTCCAACTGGACCAACTGGAGGTGAGCCAGTTGATCCTGCTCCTAAGTGGTTAATCTGGATTTTAGCTGCAGCAATCGTTGTTGCATTCTTAATCATCGGTAATTTATTAAAGACTGTAAGTGAGCTTAAAGGGGCTCCAAAAACTCCTGGTTTATTAGGTCAAGCTGCTGAAGTTTGGGAAGGAGTAAAGAAAAATACATTCTTACATGTGTTATTCGTAATCTTCGGTGCTTTAATTACAGCATACGTTTTATTCGGGACTTTATTTAAAGTTGGTGTTGATCAAGGTTATCAACCAGTTCAACCAATTTTATTCTCACATAAAATTCACGCAGGAGATAATAAAATCGAGTGTCAGTACTGTCACTCAGCAGCGAAGCACTCGAAGCATTCAGGAATTCCTTCTTTAAATGTTTGTATGAACTGTCACAAGAATATTTCTGAGGTTGCTGAAGGAACTCAAGTTGTTTTAGAAGAAGGTGGTCGAGTAGTTGGAAAAACTGAGTTAGATAAAGAGATCGCTAAAATCTACGAACATGTAGGTTGGGATAAAGATGAATTAAAATATACTGGTAATACTAAGCCAATCGAGTGGGTTAGAATTCATAATTTACCAGATTTTGCATACTTCAATCACTCACAGCACGTAACTGTAGCTGGAGTTAAATGTCAAAAGTGTCACGGACCAGTAGAAGAAATGGAAGAATTATATCAATATTCTCCATTAACTATGGGATGGTGTATTGACTGTCACAAGGAAACTAACGTTGACTTGAAAGGAAATGAGTACTATGCTAAAATCCACGCAGAGTTAGCTAAGAAGTATGGAGTTGATCAAGTAACGATTGCTCAGTTAGGTGGTAAGGAATGTGGTAAGTGCCACTATTAA
- a CDS encoding SPOR domain-containing protein, protein MRKSCKNLIVLTFFLIGFINVNSQSNYTDNESIKSLLKKKRSYNKKNETIYKIQLYNGTEGRARNIKQNYMMKFQGVPKLKYEAPEWKVQVGKYYSKIQADRALNKIKEKFSGAIVIRFKK, encoded by the coding sequence ATGCGTAAAAGTTGTAAAAATTTAATTGTTTTAACCTTCTTTTTAATAGGCTTTATAAATGTAAATTCTCAGTCTAATTACACAGACAATGAGAGCATTAAATCCTTGTTAAAAAAGAAAAGGAGTTACAATAAGAAAAACGAAACTATCTACAAAATTCAGTTGTACAATGGAACTGAAGGAAGAGCAAGAAATATTAAGCAAAACTACATGATGAAGTTTCAGGGTGTTCCAAAATTAAAATATGAAGCACCTGAATGGAAAGTTCAAGTTGGTAAATACTACAGCAAAATTCAAGCTGATAGAGCCTTAAATAAAATCAAAGAAAAATTCTCTGGAGCTATAGTTATTCGTTTTAAGAAATAA
- the infB gene encoding translation initiation factor IF-2: MAEAKKLRLNRVLRELNISLDRAVEHLAKNGHEIEARPTTKISDSEYQVLLDGFQTDKSKRVASQEVSEEKRKEKEEIRKRIEAEQEAKRAEEEAKKQEVLRAKAEKPQLKTVGKIDINADKAPEVKEEPKVETPKEERKPKVEEKKPEVKKEEVKVEPKKVETVPVTPAPKVEKKETPKVEKKEAPKGFVEKTEPKKQPEPKKQAEPKKEITPDNAEKIKTKYQKLDGPKMTGQKIDLKQFERPKKKKPEANKGNDADKKKRRRITKPGTGNQNQQGNNRGGQGNNNRGGQGNNRGGQGNRNQGNRRGNQGNRRGRRPEVKKEELTEAEIQKQVRETLEKLQGKSSKGKGAKYRREKRDQHRQQAEAEMQAAQENVLKVTEFVTVSEVATMMDKPVTDIISACMMLGMMVTMNQRLDAETLQIVAEEFNYKVEFVGAEVEESIEEVEDKPEDLLPRAPIITVMGHVDHGKTSLLDYVRKANVIAGESGGITQHIGAYSVTLDGGQKIAFLDTPGHEAFTAMRARGAQVTDLVIIVIAADDDVMPQTKEAISHAQAADVPIVFAINKVDKPNANPDNIKTQLSSMNLLVEDWGGNIQSQEISAKTGQGIDELLEKVLLEAEVLELKANPDKSAIGTVVEAQLDKGRGYVSTILVQAGTLRIGDYLLAGKHSGKVRAMFDERGNKIKEAGPSTPVSILGLDGAPQAGDKFNVFEDEREAKQIAAKRSQLQREQSVRTQKTLTLDEIGRRIALGDFKELNIILKGDVDGSVEALTDSFQKLSTEEIQVNILHKGVGAITESDVLLASASDAIIIGFNVRPQGNARNVADREEVDIRTYSIIYDAINDLKDAMEGMLSPEMKEEVIGNVEIREVYKISKIGNIAGCMVMSGKITRDSNVRIIRDGIVVHDGELASLKRFKDDVKEVTKGYDCGLQIKGYNDIKEMDVIEVYIEVAVKKKLK, encoded by the coding sequence ATGGCTGAAGCTAAAAAATTAAGACTAAACAGAGTTTTAAGAGAATTAAATATCTCTTTAGATAGAGCAGTGGAACATTTGGCAAAGAATGGTCACGAAATCGAGGCGCGTCCAACAACCAAGATTTCTGATTCTGAGTACCAAGTGTTATTAGACGGTTTCCAAACGGATAAGTCTAAGCGTGTTGCTTCTCAAGAAGTAAGCGAAGAAAAGCGTAAAGAAAAGGAGGAAATACGCAAAAGAATCGAAGCTGAACAAGAAGCAAAGCGTGCTGAAGAAGAAGCTAAAAAGCAAGAAGTTCTTAGAGCTAAAGCCGAAAAGCCTCAATTAAAAACTGTTGGAAAAATAGATATTAATGCTGACAAAGCTCCTGAAGTAAAAGAAGAGCCTAAAGTAGAAACTCCTAAAGAAGAGCGAAAACCAAAGGTAGAAGAAAAGAAACCTGAAGTTAAGAAGGAAGAGGTTAAAGTTGAACCTAAAAAGGTGGAGACTGTACCAGTAACTCCTGCTCCTAAAGTAGAAAAGAAAGAAACTCCTAAGGTTGAGAAGAAAGAAGCTCCTAAAGGTTTTGTTGAAAAAACTGAACCTAAGAAGCAGCCAGAGCCTAAAAAGCAAGCTGAGCCTAAAAAGGAGATTACTCCAGATAACGCAGAAAAAATCAAGACGAAGTACCAAAAGCTTGATGGTCCTAAAATGACAGGTCAGAAAATTGATTTAAAACAATTTGAAAGACCAAAGAAAAAGAAGCCAGAAGCAAATAAGGGTAACGACGCAGATAAAAAGAAACGTAGAAGAATTACTAAGCCAGGAACTGGAAACCAAAATCAACAAGGAAACAACCGTGGTGGTCAAGGAAACAACAACCGTGGTGGACAAGGTAATAATCGTGGCGGTCAAGGAAATAGAAACCAAGGTAACAGAAGAGGAAATCAAGGTAATAGAAGAGGGAGAAGACCTGAGGTTAAAAAGGAAGAGCTAACAGAAGCAGAAATCCAAAAACAAGTAAGAGAAACTCTAGAAAAGCTTCAAGGAAAATCTAGTAAAGGTAAAGGAGCTAAGTATAGAAGAGAGAAGAGAGATCAGCACAGACAACAAGCTGAAGCTGAAATGCAAGCTGCTCAAGAAAATGTGCTTAAGGTAACCGAGTTTGTTACTGTAAGTGAAGTAGCAACCATGATGGATAAACCTGTTACAGATATCATCTCTGCATGTATGATGTTAGGAATGATGGTAACAATGAATCAACGTTTAGATGCAGAAACACTTCAAATAGTTGCAGAAGAATTTAACTATAAAGTTGAGTTCGTTGGTGCAGAGGTTGAAGAGTCTATCGAAGAGGTTGAAGATAAACCAGAAGATTTATTACCTCGTGCTCCGATTATTACTGTAATGGGACACGTAGATCACGGTAAAACATCGTTATTAGATTACGTTCGTAAGGCAAATGTAATTGCAGGTGAAAGTGGAGGAATTACTCAGCATATTGGTGCGTATAGTGTTACTTTAGATGGAGGTCAAAAAATTGCCTTCTTAGATACACCAGGTCACGAGGCCTTTACAGCAATGCGTGCACGTGGTGCGCAGGTGACGGATTTAGTAATTATTGTAATTGCTGCCGATGATGATGTAATGCCGCAAACGAAAGAAGCAATATCTCACGCTCAAGCTGCAGATGTACCAATTGTATTTGCAATTAACAAGGTAGATAAGCCAAACGCAAATCCAGATAATATTAAAACTCAATTATCATCTATGAATTTATTAGTTGAAGATTGGGGTGGTAATATTCAATCACAAGAAATTTCTGCAAAAACTGGTCAAGGAATTGATGAGTTATTAGAAAAAGTATTGTTAGAAGCTGAAGTATTAGAGTTAAAGGCAAATCCAGATAAGAGTGCTATTGGAACTGTAGTGGAAGCTCAGTTAGATAAAGGTAGAGGATATGTTTCTACAATCTTAGTTCAGGCTGGTACTTTACGAATCGGAGATTACTTATTAGCAGGTAAACATAGTGGAAAAGTAAGAGCTATGTTTGATGAAAGAGGTAACAAAATTAAAGAAGCAGGTCCATCAACTCCAGTATCAATCTTAGGATTAGATGGTGCACCTCAAGCAGGTGATAAATTCAATGTGTTTGAAGACGAAAGAGAAGCAAAACAAATCGCTGCTAAACGTTCTCAATTACAACGTGAGCAATCTGTAAGAACTCAGAAGACATTAACGTTAGACGAAATTGGTCGTCGTATTGCGTTAGGAGATTTCAAAGAGTTAAACATTATCTTAAAAGGAGATGTGGATGGTTCTGTAGAGGCATTAACAGATTCTTTCCAGAAATTATCTACTGAAGAAATTCAAGTTAATATCTTACACAAAGGAGTTGGAGCTATTACAGAATCTGATGTGTTATTAGCTTCGGCATCTGATGCAATTATTATCGGATTTAATGTAAGACCACAAGGAAATGCAAGAAATGTTGCCGATAGAGAAGAGGTAGATATCAGAACATATTCTATCATCTATGATGCTATTAATGACCTTAAGGATGCAATGGAAGGAATGTTATCTCCTGAGATGAAAGAAGAGGTTATTGGTAATGTTGAAATCCGTGAGGTTTATAAAATTTCTAAGATTGGAAATATTGCAGGATGTATGGTTATGAGTGGTAAGATTACTCGAGATTCTAATGTTAGAATTATTAGAGATGGAATCGTAGTTCATGATGGTGAATTGGCTTCGTTAAAACGTTTCAAAGACGATGTTAAAGAGGTTACAAAAGGATATGACTGTGGATTACAAATCAAAGGATACAATGATATCAAAGAGATGGATGTAATCGAAGTTTACATTGAAGTAGCAGTTAAGAAAAAGTTGAAATAA
- the nusA gene encoding transcription termination factor NusA, which yields MENIALIESFSDFKDNKSIDRVTLMSILEEVFRSALKRKYGSDDNFDIIINPDKGDLEIWRNRVVVADGMSEDDNEEIELSEARKIEPDFEIGEDVSEEVKLIDLGRRAILALRQNLISKIHEHDSTNVFKQFKDLEGEIYSAEVHHIRHNAVILLDDEGNEIVLPKTEQIRSDFFRKGDSVRGVIKKVELRGNKPSIVLSRTAPGFLVKLFEQEIPEVFDGLITIEGVARIPGDKAKIAVDSYDDRIDPVGACVGVKGSRIHGIVRELGNENIDVINYTKNEQLYIARALSPAKVTSVTINKFEEEKDGKKGRVNVLLKPEEVSKAIGRSGVNIRLASQLTGYDIDVQREGIEEEDVELTEFSDEIEAWVIEEFRKIGLDTAKSVLDKDVTELVKRTDLEEETIVEVQRILREEFED from the coding sequence ATGGAAAATATTGCATTAATTGAGTCGTTTTCAGATTTTAAAGACAATAAGAGTATAGACAGGGTTACGTTAATGTCTATCTTAGAAGAAGTATTTCGTTCTGCATTAAAAAGAAAATACGGTTCTGATGATAATTTTGATATCATTATAAACCCAGATAAAGGAGATTTAGAAATTTGGAGAAATCGTGTCGTTGTAGCAGATGGAATGTCTGAAGATGATAATGAGGAGATTGAGCTATCAGAAGCAAGAAAAATTGAGCCAGATTTTGAGATAGGTGAAGATGTATCTGAGGAGGTTAAATTAATCGATTTAGGAAGAAGAGCAATTTTAGCATTACGTCAAAATTTAATTTCTAAAATCCATGAGCACGATAGTACAAATGTATTCAAGCAGTTCAAGGATTTAGAAGGAGAGATTTACAGTGCTGAAGTTCACCATATCCGTCACAATGCGGTTATTTTATTAGATGATGAAGGTAATGAGATAGTATTACCAAAAACTGAGCAAATTCGTTCAGACTTCTTTAGAAAAGGTGATTCTGTAAGAGGAGTTATCAAGAAGGTCGAATTAAGAGGAAATAAACCATCTATTGTGTTATCTAGAACGGCTCCAGGTTTCTTAGTGAAGTTATTTGAACAAGAAATTCCTGAAGTATTTGATGGATTAATTACAATTGAAGGTGTTGCAAGAATACCAGGAGATAAAGCAAAAATCGCTGTAGATTCTTATGATGATAGAATTGATCCTGTAGGAGCTTGTGTTGGTGTTAAAGGTTCTCGTATCCACGGAATCGTTCGTGAGTTAGGTAATGAAAATATTGATGTAATTAACTATACTAAGAACGAACAGTTGTATATTGCAAGGGCATTAAGTCCAGCTAAGGTTACTTCAGTAACGATCAACAAATTTGAAGAGGAGAAGGATGGGAAAAAAGGTAGAGTAAATGTTCTATTAAAACCAGAGGAAGTTTCTAAAGCAATTGGTAGATCAGGAGTTAATATTCGTTTAGCAAGTCAGTTAACAGGATATGATATTGATGTACAACGTGAAGGAATTGAAGAAGAAGATGTAGAATTAACAGAATTCTCTGATGAAATCGAAGCATGGGTGATCGAAGAATTCAGAAAAATTGGACTTGATACAGCGAAGAGTGTTTTAGATAAAGATGTTACTGAGCTAGTAAAAAGAACAGATTTAGAAGAAGAAACTATTGTTGAGGTTCAGAGAATTTTAAGAGAAGAATTCGAAGATTAA
- the rimP gene encoding ribosome assembly cofactor RimP: protein MNQDKVRALLQEALDENPSLFLIDLKFLANSKIKVIVDGDSGVPLNEIIRISRNIEHNLDREEEDFSLEVTSPDISESLKVKRQYNKNLNRTLKVKTSDNEFEGKLIEVKEDSIVLTWKAREPKPIGKGKHTVEKVEEIPMDIITEAKVKIIF, encoded by the coding sequence ATGAATCAAGATAAAGTAAGAGCATTATTACAAGAAGCTTTGGATGAAAATCCATCACTATTTTTAATCGATTTAAAGTTTCTTGCAAATAGCAAAATCAAAGTAATTGTAGATGGAGATTCAGGTGTTCCGTTAAATGAAATTATTAGAATCAGTAGGAACATAGAGCATAACTTAGATAGGGAAGAAGAAGATTTTTCTTTAGAAGTTACCTCTCCAGATATATCAGAGTCGTTAAAGGTTAAGCGTCAGTATAACAAGAATTTGAATAGAACGTTGAAAGTGAAAACTAGCGACAATGAATTCGAAGGAAAGTTAATAGAAGTTAAAGAAGATAGCATAGTGCTAACTTGGAAAGCAAGAGAACCAAAACCAATTGGTAAAGGAAAACATACGGTAGAAAAAGTTGAAGAAATACCGATGGATATTATAACAGAAGCAAAAGTGAAGATCATATTTTAA
- a CDS encoding N-acetylmuramoyl-L-alanine amidase, translated as MIVLLDNGHGGLINGEYQTKGKRKDWGDDGIIYEGEFNRAIVNGIIEELTKLNISYVNLAPEYRDVTLETRVKRANKYPKNSCFYLSIHSNAGGGHGSEIFTSPGDTKSDKIATIFGNEFKNEFPDRKLRTDFSDGDLDKERRFYVLTNTKMPAILTESFFMDNLDEFKNILNTKEGRQKIINYHLKAIIRTKNELF; from the coding sequence ATGATTGTATTACTTGATAATGGACATGGAGGTCTTATAAATGGGGAATATCAAACCAAAGGAAAAAGAAAAGATTGGGGTGATGATGGAATAATTTATGAAGGTGAATTCAATAGGGCTATTGTGAACGGAATCATTGAAGAACTCACCAAATTAAACATCTCGTATGTGAATCTTGCTCCAGAATATAGAGACGTTACACTAGAAACACGAGTAAAAAGAGCTAACAAATACCCAAAGAATTCTTGCTTCTATTTGAGCATACATTCTAATGCGGGAGGTGGACACGGAAGTGAAATATTTACCTCACCAGGAGATACTAAAAGTGATAAAATTGCTACAATTTTTGGAAATGAGTTTAAAAACGAGTTTCCTGACCGAAAATTAAGAACTGATTTTAGCGATGGTGATTTAGACAAAGAAAGACGATTCTATGTTTTAACAAACACCAAAATGCCAGCAATTTTGACCGAGAGTTTCTTCATGGACAACTTAGATGAATTCAAAAACATACTCAACACAAAAGAGGGAAGACAAAAAATTATAAACTACCACCTAAAAGCTATCATTAGAACCAAAAACGAACTGTTCTGA
- a CDS encoding alginate export family protein yields the protein MKKYIVGIILMALCSNYLDAQEFNVGLDIRPRLEYSHGFGNLIPEGVDPGLFVQQRSRLNLGYAIENFSTFFSVQDVSVWGDTPQISPNDGNNSFSLAQAWVRFNFNKNWMIKVGRQVLSYDDQRIFGGLDWAMQGRFHDAALVNYKQNGFQLDFGLSFNQNGVSRQGTLFDPNNAGDARAVFDYKSMIYVWANKKWKSFSGSFLFANNSYQNLAGQTPVEGVVNRQTFGVHLVSKPNNSFKILANLYAQTGEFFDNVDLSAYNAMLELNYKPNKTLFGLGFEILSGDDNGATDGEISSFFPIFGTNHKFNGFMDYFYVGNHANSVGLKDMYAKAVFKTGTKSSLLGKIHYFMSDKDIGAENYLGTEVDVVFTQKVMSFATLKIGYSHLFASDAMEVLKGVSNPSSTQNWGWAMLIVKPTLFQKKNNDNKI from the coding sequence ATGAAAAAATATATAGTTGGAATAATCCTAATGGCGTTGTGTTCAAATTATTTGGATGCTCAAGAGTTCAATGTAGGGTTAGATATTAGGCCGCGATTAGAGTATTCACACGGTTTTGGTAATTTAATTCCAGAAGGTGTTGATCCAGGATTATTTGTTCAACAAAGATCTCGACTGAACTTAGGATATGCAATCGAAAATTTCTCAACTTTTTTTAGTGTACAAGATGTAAGTGTTTGGGGAGATACTCCTCAAATAAGTCCAAATGATGGGAATAATAGTTTTTCGTTAGCTCAAGCTTGGGTTAGATTTAATTTCAATAAAAATTGGATGATTAAAGTTGGAAGACAAGTTTTGTCTTATGATGACCAAAGGATTTTTGGAGGATTGGATTGGGCAATGCAAGGACGATTTCATGATGCAGCTTTGGTTAATTACAAGCAAAATGGATTTCAATTGGATTTTGGTTTGTCTTTCAATCAAAACGGTGTAAGTAGACAAGGAACTCTTTTTGACCCTAATAATGCTGGAGATGCGCGAGCTGTTTTTGATTATAAATCCATGATTTATGTTTGGGCCAATAAAAAGTGGAAATCTTTTTCAGGTAGTTTTCTTTTCGCTAATAATTCCTATCAAAATTTGGCTGGTCAAACACCTGTAGAAGGAGTGGTTAATCGTCAAACCTTTGGTGTTCATTTGGTTTCTAAGCCTAACAATTCATTTAAAATATTGGCAAATCTTTATGCGCAAACAGGTGAGTTTTTCGATAATGTTGATCTGTCTGCTTATAATGCAATGCTTGAGTTAAATTATAAACCTAACAAAACTTTGTTCGGTTTAGGTTTCGAGATTTTAAGTGGAGATGACAATGGGGCTACCGATGGGGAAATAAGTTCTTTCTTTCCAATATTTGGAACTAATCATAAGTTTAATGGGTTTATGGATTATTTCTATGTTGGAAATCATGCAAACTCAGTTGGTTTGAAAGATATGTATGCGAAAGCTGTTTTTAAAACGGGTACAAAGTCTAGTCTTCTTGGTAAAATTCATTATTTCATGTCTGATAAAGATATTGGAGCAGAGAATTATTTAGGAACAGAAGTAGATGTGGTTTTTACTCAAAAGGTAATGTCATTTGCTACGCTAAAAATAGGTTATTCCCATTTGTTTGCAAGTGATGCAATGGAGGTTTTAAAAGGAGTTTCGAATCCATCCAGTACCCAAAATTGGGGATGGGCAATGTTGATTGTTAAGCCTACTTTGTTTCAAAAGAAAAACAACGATAATAAGATATAG
- a CDS encoding type IV pili methyl-accepting chemotaxis transducer N-terminal domain-containing protein, translated as MNKTTLFKIFALTCTVLLFAKPMNINGQSKYGMLTFNKAVNISGKQRMLTQKLAKTYLYLLGNPTDAKAKRDLLTTKIIFEKQNKILGANSQSQLTKNLISKVNKTWGKFKSLIEGVPNLKNAKEVIATNSILLKETNDVVEAVILESKNANNASSDDSLSEEDVELKQTINRAGKQRMLSQRLALYYFANSGSLKDKNNEARLRGVYSNIDDAITDLLISNFNNAKVEEVLGAAMAKWELVRNNEEKLFKNGFTPKEMYKLSNDLTKAFNKVTISYEKVKL; from the coding sequence ATGAATAAAACTACGTTATTCAAAATATTTGCACTAACATGTACAGTATTGTTATTTGCAAAACCAATGAATATTAATGGTCAGTCTAAATATGGAATGTTGACTTTTAATAAAGCCGTTAATATTTCAGGAAAACAAAGAATGTTAACGCAAAAACTCGCTAAAACATATTTGTATTTATTGGGAAATCCTACAGATGCAAAAGCAAAGCGAGATTTATTAACTACTAAGATCATATTTGAAAAACAGAATAAAATTTTAGGAGCTAACTCTCAGTCTCAATTAACAAAGAACTTGATTTCTAAAGTGAATAAAACTTGGGGTAAGTTTAAGTCTTTGATTGAAGGTGTGCCGAATTTGAAAAACGCTAAAGAAGTGATAGCTACAAATTCTATTTTACTAAAAGAAACGAACGATGTTGTTGAAGCAGTAATTTTAGAGTCTAAAAATGCTAATAATGCCAGCTCAGACGATAGTTTGTCTGAAGAGGATGTTGAGTTGAAACAGACGATTAATAGGGCAGGTAAACAAAGAATGTTGAGTCAGAGATTGGCTTTATATTACTTTGCTAATAGTGGTAGTTTAAAAGACAAGAATAATGAAGCGCGTCTTAGAGGTGTGTATTCGAATATTGATGATGCGATTACCGATTTACTGATATCAAATTTCAATAATGCAAAAGTTGAAGAAGTTCTTGGTGCTGCAATGGCAAAATGGGAATTGGTAAGGAATAATGAAGAAAAGTTGTTTAAGAATGGTTTTACTCCAAAGGAAATGTACAAGCTTAGTAATGATTTAACTAAGGCTTTTAATAAAGTTACCATCTCCTATGAGAAGGTTAAACTTTAA